The Acropora palmata chromosome 3, jaAcrPala1.3, whole genome shotgun sequence nucleotide sequence tgaatacctctggaacgagatgagatatgacaaaaaggaaaacaccattcttcttcacttttaaaggcctttcaaattcgcctgtttttcatttcatggGCACTTTAAAGGAGGTCTGTTTGTTCTCGAAAACTTCGTTCTATTGACAAGGATCAGTTTGTCCAGGACATTAAGGATTCACCTCTAATGAACCATCAAGATTTCCGTGATGTCTCAGCACTATCTGGTTGAGATGACAACACTCTCCATTCCTTACTCGATCAATATGCGCTCATCAAGAAACACACTATTACGGTTAGACCGGCTGCCCCTTGGTATTCAGATAACATCAAACGGGAGAAAGTAAAAAGGAGAAAGCTGGAACGAAGGCTAACGATTGATCAAGAATTATACATGGAGCAGTGCAAACGAGTGAATCTGCTTATTCATGTGTCCAAGATGAAATTCTATACCAATATAATTGAGGAGAACACCAATATCCAACGCGTATTGTTCTCTTCTTTCGGAAAAATGCTAAATACCAGTGCAGCTAAAAAATTACCACCTCATGACTGTCCCAGAAATCTTGCAAACATGTTTGCGGATTATTTTGAGAGTAAGGTGCAGCGTATTCGTGCGAGTTTTCCAACTACTACCGCTGACCCACGATTGCTGGACAACTGTACCATGGTCCtaaattttgtgaattttctcCAACCACACCAACTGATCTAAGCTCGCTTGTAAAATCCATGGCGTTAAATTCGCGCTCCTTGGATCCCATCCCTGGATCTCTGATGACAGATTGTTTTTCCGTCCTCTTGTCTGTTTTTGTCAATACGATCGATCTGTCTTTCAAAGACGGCTTAGTGTCTGCCCTTTTCTAGAAGCTGTTTTAGATCCTGTCATCAAGAAAGACTTATTAGATCATGAAATCTATCAGAACTACAGagctatttcaaatttgcgctTTGTAACTGTAGTGTCATGGCGTGAGTTATCGTTGGAATGTCGTTATTGTTGTCAATGCAATAACTATTAGGTGTAGCGTGGTCCTACGGGAGTATTGTATTGTTGTTAAGATGATCCCCTGGTTTTGCATTGCGCAAACTTTTCTGAGCATAACATGAGCGCCATTTTATGTCTTGTCCCAGTCCCCACCGCGCCAATTCTCTATCCTGAGAATGATCTCCGAATCGATGACCACATTTCACGGCAGTTTGTGAGGAAACAAGCCCGGTAACCCctttttttcaggtatttgctaagaacagtctaataaataacatatttgaagaagaaaaacagtttgatagtagaacatggttttttttgggaaactAGTTCCGTACTgggtgtattttggccaaggcgTGGACTTAAAGCTAACCATTGAACTGTccgaaaaagtgcaatattccCACCACCAGACAATCAAAAAGGGCTTAAATGAAGCAATACTACTTATGTGAACAAAAACAAGCTTTACTTTCGCGATAAAACGTTGTGTCTTTCAAGTAACCAAGACTTAATTCTGTATGAAGGtgattcgaatttttaacgcaCAACCAGTAAAATACCCCACTTTAAGAGCCTGCTGAGGTGTAAACAAGTGCGGTGACCCcgttttttattgcattttttttaatgttcatatTATAAATGTTAActatgccaagtttcaaaaaaagttttataatagaacaatttcaaaggaattaccttaaaGTATAAAAGCTAGGGCAATTTATTCAAGTAGGGTGTGTAATGTAACTGTGTGCGAGATGCAATAAATGTTTTAAAGTTTGCTGGCGGATTTGATGTCGGGGTTCTACAGTAACCAAAGCAACCTAGAAGGTAGTAGCCTCACGCCTCACTGACCACCTGGAGGATAATAATctgcttgaaatttttccgtcAGCATACAAGAAGGGACACAGTACGGAGACAGCTCTTACATAGTACGGAGACAGAGCTAGCACTCATGCGAATTAACAATTTTCAACTTAGAGCGATTGACGACAATGCTTATGTCGTTCTTGTACTTTTGGACCTCTCAGCGGCCTTTGACACTGTTGACCACCAAATTTTACTCTCACGACTTAAGTGTCGTTACGGTATCAAAGGTAATGCCCTGGCCTGGATGCGTTCATCTCTCTCAAATCGGTTCCAATAAGTCAGAGTGATCAATGATTGTTCATCTGAGCACAATTAATCTGGCCTGTGTTGTCCCACAGGGATCTGCGTTGGGACCGATTTTGTATTCCATGTATACGGCCCCCATTGCAGATGTCATCAAGCGTCACGGTATGGGGTTTCACTTATATGCTGGTGACACGCAGCTACAAATGTCATTCAACCCCGTAGATGCTTTGAAATCCAAATCATTAATTAAAAGATGCATTCAAGATGTCCAACAATGGATGGTTGTGAACACGCTTGAGCTAAATGGGGATAAGACGGAGCTCCTTATCCTGACTGCTCCCCACCGTCCTCCACCTCCACTAGATTCAATCCTGTTCGGATATATTATTCGATATTAATAAAGTTCGCCAATATTAATAAAGCTAGGAAATCTGCCGAGAACATTGCTGTTTGGCTGGATAGTGTGTTTTCTATGGATGTgcaaattaataataactgtAAAGCTGCCTTTTTCCACCTTCGTAACATAGCTAAAATTAGAATGTTTCTTTCGTTCCGTGAGTGCGAAGTACTTATTCGTGCTATTATTACGTCGAAGTTGTATCATTGTAACGTACTTTTATCTGGCCTACAGAAATCGCAAATTAAAAGACTACAACATGTACAAAATTCAGCACCCCGCCTGCTAACAGCCAGTAGCAGATATGAACACGTTACACCTGTACTTAGAAACTTACATTGGCTGCCTGTGTCCTTAATTGACTGTTGtagtttctgttttctttgatttttactcatttttaTCGCATTATCCAATTGATTTGACATTAAAATTACCATTATTGTAAAGCGCCGCTGGATCTTTGAGAAGCGCTGCGCTATATAAGtaatgtattattattattattaattattattattattattattattattattattattattatttccgttttgatagcgtcaatgaagttgtgtGTGGATTGCAGTTTGTGTCGGGACTCGTCAGTTAAGTGTTTGAAAATGCTAGTCAAGTGTTtggaaagttggtaagtaggagaccggggtttttgaattttcaactgactaagaATATCAATTGACGCTGAAGATAGCTTCCGCACAAGTtatcgaaacgtcagtcacaaaaAGCAGTCCTTcgcaggactccaatcaccccaaagatctttttcaatcaaggttaCTCCTGTGTCCAAACCATTTTCCTATGCATATAATGTGTTGATGTAAAGTTTATCGATTTGCTTTTATTAAAAAGAGCTCATAAAAACTCTACTCACCGGTATGTGCATTTTTTCATCGGGAGCCAGGATGAAATCTTCAATCCAGCAAGCCTTATACGTACAACCtttcctcttttcttttgcactTCCTGTTGTAAAGGTTCATCCACCTGCTCCCCCAAGACTTTTTGGCTCAAAGGACACGAAGGACCTTCGAAGGAACCAGGCTGATCTTCATTGTGATTTATACTGGTTGAAGACGTTCTCCCTCGGGACGTGCAAGCGACTTGAGAGTTCTTAGAATAAACTTCGTCCTTTTCTGCATCGAGTAGTGTTTTGGCAAACAACTCTCCCaaatttccattgtttttagtacttgctatAGCTACTTTTAGTTTCTCAAGCTTAATAAGCAACTCAACAGGATTTAGGTTCATGACTTCGGCAAGCTCATAAATAAATCTTTTTAGGGAAAATAAATCTGTTTCTATAACTCTAAACTTTTGCTCCAAGTTGTGATATTCgttgtaaatagttttaaagttttttgttgCAATAGCGGTTTCTCGTATGCTTTCCTGTAAGCGGTTTTGCACGATAGCAATTTGTTGCTGCTCCTCTTTTATTACTCTTTTAaaaacttccttttcattttcgtaCTCAACTGTAACCTTCTCGATGGCATTTTTTAAttctattttttccttctcggTAGCCTGCTTTATTTGCGTAAGAGAAAAATTAGTACGAACGTTTTCCAATTTCACTTTTCTCTCCAGATCCTGAATAGTCTCCTGCAttctttcaatgtttttatcTCTTGCCAGAACTTGTCGTTCTCTTTTCAGTGCTGTATGTTCAGTCGCCTTTAACCTGGAGGTCAGACACCTCGCCTTTTCATACAAAACTCGAGCTTGAAGACGAAAATTCACCAACatctatttaacaaaattgaaaagcgtgtaattattttatagttataataataataataataataataataataataataataataactttattaacgtGTCAGGTAAAATAGCACCACTAAGTAAGGACACTTAACTACAATGGTAAAAAGTAATAGTACCCCTTTATTCCCTATATAATTCAATCTATAATCCCACCCacaaacctaaaaataatgacaattttAAGAATTACAAAGAATACAGTTAATACAATCATTAAGTAAGATATGTTTGGTAAGATCTACTTTCCTGATCactcttttaaatttatctaTTGTTTTAAGTTCTCTGAATTTCCTGTCGATCTTAGACCAAAGTACTGGTCCTAAGTATCTGACCGAATGCTAACCATAACCTGTGGTGTTAACTTTAGGAATTAAAAAAtcgttatttctttaattgtaCTGATTGCTTCTAGTAATAAACAACCTAAAAATGTAATCCGGACATAACCCTTTTTTAACCTTATACATTAAAATTGTAATGTCCTGTAACCTTCTATTATATAAAGTGGGTAATTTTGCCCTTATTAACAGTTCCGGATACGTTGAATTACTATCACGATAAATGGTCCCAAGTGCCCCTCCTTGAACCCTCTCCAATCACTTGCCTTGCAGAAGTTCCAGACTGTACTACAATAAGTTAAGTGAGGTAGAATAGCACCCTTAAAAAGTTGTAGCTTGGCATTTTGGGGTATGAGATTCCTTAACCTATTAATTACCCCCACCCGTTGACTACTTTTCTTACAAATATTACTTAGGTGACGTCAATATCAACTCCCACCAAGGTGATACTATCATAGGACTTGATGTCtatcaggagcctatgagtaggagcatgcaactccactatatttctgtcacagCGTTTttatagaccgatttatttttagatcgaattccccTGGAGTAAGACTCCCGCGGGAGTGcaatgaccaatcacaagaaactaatcgACGTtactgcgtcactggagcggaactgcctttattttagaaaagaaaaggtatgctaaaaatagatcagtctgtaaaattGCCgtggcttagtatgggagttacatgctccaactgatcggctcctggtCTATCCCATTTACATTTAGCTTTAGCTTGTAATCCTTCAGCTTATTTACCCTACTCATTAACATATCCATATTTCCCATAATTGCCCTTAAGTGAATTTGACTCGTACCAACTGGCTGCTTTTTGAGCACTATCCTGTAATTTAGTTTCAATGGTGCTGACGTATTTATCGATTTCGTAAAATTGCTGGTCGTCAGCAAACCTACTAACATTAGATCGCATAACAAAAGTCAAGTCATTCTGGAATAAATTCCTTAATAATGGACCAAAAGAGGATCCTTGATCATGACAGGATCCTCTTTTAACGCATTTTCAGGAACTGGTGGTTTCTCCACTTTTGAGTATGTTAAATCGGTCTTATACCGTGTGTGTCAAAGCCGTGGGCTTCAAGTTTTCCAAGTAAAAGACGGTGGCTTAGGTAATCAAATGCTTTAGACATGTCAGTAGAAAGTAGACCAACACTTTCTCCATGATCAAGTGCATTCTTCCATTGCTCTATTCACAAAAGGAGGGTGGTTTCACAGCTGTGCCTTTTTCTGTATGCTGTAAGATAATCACTCAACCGTTCATTAAATCGAGCAGTGATTTGATTAACGAGAAGCTTTTCACAGACTTTGTTAATGACGGTCTGCACACTTACTGGACGATAATTTTCCATGTCCCAtcggtcattttttttttatgaacaaGCACCGATTCACCTCTCTTCCAATTCTTTGGCCAATGGCAGGTCTTGATACAGCGGTTATAAAGATCACATAATGGTACAGCAAGGTCAGTCGAGTCCATTTTGAAGGCTTTGGGTGGAATAGTGTCCCACCTTGTTGGTTTCTTGGGATCAATGTCTTTTAAAATCTTAGCAACTTAAGATATTCATATTACCTTGAAATTGAAGGATTGGTCGTCTCCAACGGACATTCTATAATTCTCTATTCCTAGTTAAGCACCTAATTTGTTTTGCTGAAGTCTCTTTGAGATAATGAACTTATGACTAGAGCAATAAAGATCACAGTTAGGGCCAGTTAGGTTCACATGTGAACTGTCACAGCTGTAAATGCAGTCTTAGGAAACGCAAATGTAAATGATGACGATATGCACACAAAATGACacggaaaagaaagaaatgtcacTAAAAGAGATGCGGGCAGTCCTGGTAATTGCAGCGGACATGTTAAGGAGGCACTGGAGGATTCATCGTTACACAGAGCCCTGGCCTCAGTTGATCAGTTGGACAGTGCTATGCCCTTGATATATCAAaatccactggataagtacTGTCAAAACCTATTGCGTTATCCAGTGgacagtgatttatccaatggatagtgctatccacTCTTTGAAAAATCTCTTGAGCCTGATCTCTGTGTAAAACATCATCAAAATAATAGGTTTTAGCTTCAATTTTTACCAGAGATCTGCACAAATAGATTACAAGAGGACAGCAATAGCAGCAGAGAACCAGGTATACCAATGGCACCCAATTTCTCGTACAAGATGGCATGGTTCACAGAATCAAATTGTATAGGAAAAGCATAAAGATAAACCCTACAATTAGGCTAGCGCTTTTACTTCGTGAAATGAGGTCCGGAGAAAACGGATAATAATCCACTGAATTTTGACAAATCGCATAATTTTCTGATATTACTTTATCCCATCTACGAATAACCAATAAAAAGACAATTTGACGTGCGtatcgtgacattttcagcGAATTAGCAGCACAATAGAGTTAAATAAATAGCTTTGGTGTAATGGTGAAGACTGCTTCCACAGGACAGAAAGAAGTATGGAGTAAGTTTCACTACAAAACTTCTTTGTATAGGAAGGTCGATCACGTATCCTGAATTCTTCGCAAAAAGTTTTCAATACAATGATCTTTACCCACCAAAAGACCATAGTATTGTCCAATTTAAGAATATTAACGAAATCTTGCGCTCTAAAAAATGAGCACAGGACCAAAGCAGAAGTCCTTCGGAGTTGCCGCGTCGAAAGATGAGGTTTGCCCTCGGTTCGGGGGCTCAATACGTCCAGGCGATACTGtaacatttatttttgttaagtCTACTTTGCAGACTTCAGCACAAGCAAACAACGCAAATCCTGTTTATCCTTATTTTAGTACATTTTGTAGTCTACTGAGTAAGAGGTCTTTGATGTTTccaaactaaacaaaagattaaaattttcGTTGCTATCAACAAGAACCTAACTGTGTCACAATAagcacttaatgactggtcccAAGGAAAACAGTGAGTTTTGTTTCCTCGAGACCCTCAATGTTCGCCTCGGGGAATATTGAGGGTCGAGGGAAGACAAAACTCACTGTTTCCTTAGGggccagtcattaagtgttttgttatgCCTCCCGACTCAAAATAGAACAATACAAGGATGTGAGCAAGAAGTTAAGGTATGGTTTGCTAAGTTCTTGGAAGCTTTCTTCCAAATTTTGCTCTTTGCAGAAGTCTCTCAACGTTCTTACCGCATTGTCGGTCGCCTTGTTAGTAGATTTGGAGCGTTTATAGTGCAGAAGCtgctcaatttcttcttcagttCTTGTTTTACCTGCCATGACTgcgtaaaaattatttgcctcaAGCGGCTGGCAAACAAATTTGCAGCGATTTCAAAAGTGCACCATCTGATCACGTGCGCGTCGAAATTGTTGTTTCCATAGGGAGTTATGAAGTTTTGTTTGCTCTAGGGCGTCATGTGGTTTTGACCAATAATACGTGATACGTTCTCCTCCAATCAGAAAACGTTTTTGAGTTGAGGGGTATGACAATGTTATGTATTATTTATACGTTACTAAACTGAATGAAACAGTGACAGGATGGCAATATTCATTGACAGCTTGATATAAAAAGGTGTCCTCTGTTGAAAAGGTAAACGTTCTGAAGATAAGGACATAATCAGCGTCAAAATTGTTCGCGCACGTGGTTTTTTTTCGTGATATGAAGGTCTAGGGATTTATAATTTTTCTAATTCTGGCGTAttatgatttttcttgtttgctgTAGGTTTATTCTTTCTCTTGGATTGATCCTATTTTccgttatttttttaagtttatttttctcgCTTTCGCTATTCACTGTATGTTTTCGGTGGATTGATCCCATTTTGATTAATTAACTAACTATCACTGTTCCCTGTAAGTCTTCATAGTGTTCACGTTGTCTTCCACAGTTTCTTGCTTGTCATGGCAAATCTTATCGACCTTCTTCCCGTACGagattttatttacttttgcctcttttttttaacttttctggACAAATGCAAATATATTGAGTTTTTGCTATCTTAAATGGTTTCAGTAAAAAAGGACGTGGTGTCCTGGAAAACTCTGATGTCTTTCTTTCGTGCGGATGGACCGTTGTTCTTACCCAATAAATTAGCATGAACTGTTTTTACAAGGCTAAAATGTATAAaactaaggaaaaaaatagtttattaaatGAATACCTTTGCAGCCCAAAGGCTGTATTACATACTTTTAACTcatattgtttatttaatatAAAGGCTAAAAAGAATTATTAAAATCCGTTCaacaaatttataatttacaGATAAAACGAAATGGATGAAAAGGAGGCGGTAGATAAAACACCTTTAAAATCTAATCACAATATTATTAAGTAGTTGGTCAAACGGTGTTCTTTAAACAGGAGGACATAATGAATGTATTTCTAAAAAGAATGCTAAGAGACTTGGGAATTGCAAAGGGCCTTATTGCCTTGAGGAATACGGATTATTGTTAATCGAGGATCGAGGTTAAGGTACTTTTGCAGATACCTTCATTGTCTGAAATAACAGTTGGCCCGGATATATCTGTTACATTTAGTGCCTCTTTGTAATCTAAACCGGCGTAAAAGAGTTGATCTTGCTCTATCTTGGACACGCTCTAGTTCACGCTGTAAATACAAGGGCAGTCGGTAATGGAAAACCGGCACTGTACAAGTTAGGATAGATCTTTTGCATGGAGTGTAAAAAAGAACTAGATCGCTACGAGGAAGCTCTGCGCTTTTTAACCATACAAGTAAATACAACCGTGTGAAGCCTTCTTAAATATAACATTGATACGTTCGTTCCACGATAAGTTACATTAAGAAATTTCGCGCTTTGGCTACTTCTAATTCTTGTTCATCTACTAAGATGGACTTTAGCTCCCGCTGATTTCTAGCAAATGAGATTCTTAATCAGTCCCCGAACTTGTCTCAATTTAACTTTACTCTATTGCGATCTGCTAGCTGCTGTGCTTTGCTATCACTATGTTTAAACACAACTTCTGAAGTTGTCGTATCATCTACGCATTTCCATGATGAAAAACCGCGGTCCCAGCTTTGTCTCCTGGGCACGCATGAAGGAACTGATCCTTACTCAGAAAAAACATCCTCGGCAATTTTAATTCCCTGTGAACGGTCGGTACggtcaaaaaatcaaccatCCAGTTAATTATCTCAGGGGGATAATCTAGCGCACAACGCTTGTTTAAGACAATTTTATGGTCCATTAAGTCGAATACATACAGTCAGTaatcaaaataatataatacTCAGGCGGCATGTTTATTGCAAAAAAGCCGGACGTTCTCGACTACTGTATTCATCGTAACAAACAGCAATTTAAAGCGTTGAGCAACTAGCTCTTTTTGTTGTCTTACCCGCTTTAGTTCTATGGGGTCCTGCTCCTCTTGCTCAATGCCGCAAATCATGGCAGTCAACCATTCTGGTTGTGCGGGATAACCATGTAAATATTCTAGAAAGCTTTTTTCTGCAGCAAATTTTTCCATGTTGTCAAATTGGAAGGCAACCAAACTAACGATGACGTCACAGAAACCATTTGTGACTCAGTGCCAATCAGTACTGAGGCACGCGCTAGGAGAACGATTGTAATTATGATGCAACTTGATGATGACGGAATTATGATACAGTCAACACGATTTCGTTACATTGGTTGTGGTCACATCTACGCTGTAACTTTACcgtagtctattgtgaatccttgaatctgattggctatattccCGTAGACTA carries:
- the LOC141876068 gene encoding uncharacterized protein LOC141876068; its protein translation is MEKFAAEKSFLEYLHGYPAQPEWLTAMICGIEQEEQDPIELKRMLVNFRLQARVLYEKARCLTSRLKATEHTALKRERQVLARDKNIERMQETIQDLERKVKLENVRTNFSLTQIKQATEKEKIELKNAIEKVTVEYENEKEVFKRVIKEEQQQIAIVQNRLQESIRETAIATKNFKTIYNEYHNLEQKFRVIETDLFSLKRFIYELAEVMNLNPVELLIKLEKLKVAIASTKNNGNLGELFAKTLLDAEKDEVYSKNSQVACTSRGRTSSTSINHNEDQPGSFEGPSCPLSQKVLGEQVDEPLQQEVQKKRGKVVRIRLAGLKISSWHFAKWRTSIKTNRMCPRTDLKVILKFSRNSELLCGAWLLKSFQHREGQRILSYSRDSVESEAQKASFERRTSSDLARPS